The following proteins are co-located in the Periplaneta americana isolate PAMFEO1 chromosome 12, P.americana_PAMFEO1_priV1, whole genome shotgun sequence genome:
- the LOC138710776 gene encoding RNA-binding protein RO60: MTSTSSEVKLKRFLHYGRETPLYQPGDRYVHKYFERDNVTSIEALVADGKETDAVVHIVKAFSDGYSAHPQSLVFTLALCARQNDSERLREAAYNAIKTVCKAPKDLFLFVKFAHDLSQPNSGWGHGWRRVIIDWYLKKEPMELAECVTRFRGRYGWTHRDIIKLSHPKSDDVAISAILRYIIRGLKEMKKEFGEKQEAQQVISYLQTIEDFKHCEDEHNAARLIESHSLSLDHVPAHFLKSKEVWNALVPHLPLGVVLQNLKRLGRLRFLRGNQPLVSKVLDALNNQTSIAESNLHPAHVLVTLRNYENLAKPTYIQPSTEPETKAKTPPQPHPKIVEALNQLLMSTFTLLVPTGMRYLVAIDVRSQMVHGKCWHCINVSPAQAATLITLCLVKAERDVTVVAFGTEGSMQPVELDKRVSMQEAQDKLKEIPNGPVDLTQPLLWAKKVKKPVDVFIILTDTQVKQGKLKAVKALQQYRTALNLPNAKMVTCGLSVAKFVVACPSEPGMLDIAGFDAQVPRVIEAFSRGAF; the protein is encoded by the exons ATGACATCGACATCCTCTGAAGTAAAACTAAAGAGGTTCCTTCATTATGGACGTGAGACACCTCTTTATCAACCGGGAGATCGCTATGTGCACAAGTACTTCGAACGAGATAATGTGACATCCATAGAGGCATTAGTTGCTGATGGGAAAGAAACTGATGCAGTAGTACACATTGTAAag GCTTTCAGTGATGGATACTCTGCACATCCCCAGTCACTAGTGTTTACTTTGGCATTGTGTGCCCGTCAAAATGACAGTGAACGTCTACGTGAAGCAGCATACAATGCCATTAAGACAGTTTGTAAGGCTCCAAAAGATCTTTTCCTGTTTGTCAAGTTTGCTCATGACCTCTCTCAGCCGAATTCAG GATGGGGCCATGGCTGGCGGCGTGTGATAATTGACTGGTATCTGAAGAAGGAACCAATGGAATTGGCAGAATGTGTGACAAGATTCCGTGGCCGATATGGATGGACACACCGAGACATTATAAAATTGTCTCATCCAAAATCAGATGATGTTG CAATCTCTGCAATTTTGAGGTACATTATTCGTGGtttgaaagaaatgaagaaggaatttGGTGAAAAACAAGAAGCGCAGCAAGTAATATCTTACTTGCAAACTATTGAAGATTTCAAGCACTGTGAGGATGAACATAATGCTGCAAGACTCATAGAATCCCACTCCCTCTCACTTGACCATGTCCCAGCTCATTTTTTGAAGTCAAAGGAG GTATGGAATGCATTGGTACCTCATCTTCCATTGGGAGTGGTACTTCAGAACTTGAAACGACTTGGCCGACTGCGATTTCTGAGAGGCAATCAGCCTCTTGTGAGCAAAGTTTTGGATGCTTTGAACAATCAGACTTCAATTGCTGAATCGAATCTTCATCCAGCTCATGTATTGGTGACACTTCGCAATTATGAGAACTTGGCTAA GCCAACATACATCCAGCCAAGCACTGAACCAGAAACTAAAGCAAAAACACCACCTCAGCCACATCCTAAAATTGTGGAAGCACTGAATCAACTGTTGATGTCTACGTTCACA ttgCTAGTACCTACAGGAATGCGCTACCTGGTGGCAATTGACGTCAGGAGCCAGATGGTGCATGGAAAATGTTGGCATTGTATCAACGTTTCTCCAGCACAAGCAGCAACCCTCATAACTCTTTGTCTTGTGAAAGCAGAAAGAGATGTGACAGTGGTGGCATTTGGCACAGAAGGCTCAATGCAGCCAGTCGAATTGGACAAGAGGGTCTCGATGCAAGAAGCACAAGATAAACTTAAAGAg ATTCCAAATGGTCCTGTTGATTTGACACAACCACTGTTGTGGGCTAAAAAAGTGAAAAAGCCAGTGGATGTGTTTATCATATTGACAGACACTCAAGTGAAGCAAGGGAAATTGAAAGCTGTCAAGGCTCTACAACAATATCGCACTGCTCTCAACCTTCCCAATGCCAA GATGGTGACCTGTGGATTGAGTGTTGCCAAGTTTGTCGTGGCTTGTCCAAGTGAACCAGGAATGCTTGACATTGCAGGCTTTGATGCCCAGGTTCCACGTGTGATTGAAGCATTCTCCAGGGGAGCATTCTAA